The Aggregicoccus sp. 17bor-14 genome contains the following window.
GGTGAGCGCGAAGCGCTGCAGGAAGCCACTGCCCACCAGCAGCTCCGTCTGCAGCTCCGGGCTGAACACCACGTGCGGGTGCTCCTCGCGAAAGGCGCCGAGCTCGAGCGGGACCGTGAGCTCGCCCACGCGGGTGTCCGTGGTGCCGAAGGCCTGGTTCCACAGGCGCGGGCCCTCCTTCGCGGGCGCGCGCAGGGGCAGCTCCGACTCCATCGCCGCCGGCACGTAGAAGTCGCCGCGCGCCCCCGTGTCCAGGTTGAACCACAGCGTGCGCGCTCCCGCCCGGAAGGGCACGTAGGGCATCCGCTCGCGCAGCGCGTAGTCCACGATGCCGCGCCCATCGGCCGGGGGGAGGGCGCCCTGCGCGGCCCAGGTGAGCGTGCGGCCGGGGTAGTCGAGCGTGAGCAGCCCCTCGGTGAAGACGTTGAAGCCGAGCACGCCATCCACGTCGAGCTCCGGCTCGACCACGGCCGCCACGTCCACGAGCCGCACGCTGCCCAGCTCGAGCGCCTGCACCTGCACCACCTCCCGGCCCTTTCCGGAGTAGAGCACCCGCAGTCCCGCCGCCTGCGCAACGGAGCGGTTCACCGAGACGACGTTGCCTCCCGCATCCACGAGGAAGCGGAAGGGGCCCTTCCCGTCCAGCCGCACGAGGACGATGGGCTGGGTCACCTCGCCGACGAGGCGCACCGAGGTGAGCGGCGCGGCGCGCTCCACGCGGGCGGCGCCGGCGCGCACCCGGGCGAGCAGCGCCGGGCTCAGGCCGGAGCCGCAGCCGAGCAGGAGCAGGAGGGAGAGACGGAACGCGAGGAACGTTGCACGCACGAGGCACCTCTTGCGCGTCGCCCCCGAGTTTCACCGTGGCACTTGGTGTCGGGCGCGTCGCGACGAGGGGTGCGCGGCGGGGTGCCTCCCGCCGTGTTGCTCGCGCGACGATGGCGGGCCGAGCGCGCAGCTGTCAAGCCGCGTGGCTGGACCACACGCCCACGCTGCAGCACGGCATGCCCGCGTTCCAGCGCTGCGGGCGGCGGGATGGAGATCCGCTGTGCCGCCGAACCCTGAGCCCCCGCTCCCGGGGCCCGCCTGCCCGCCCGCGGGTCCCCCGGGGCGGGTGTGCCCGCAACCGGACCTTCGGCGGCGGGCAGCGCGGGGCTCCGCTGCCGCCGGGGCGCGCGGCGGTTACGGTGAGGCATCCCGTACGCCCCCTCCCGCTCCCGTGACTCCCCCTTCCGATGGTGCAAGCCCCAGCGACGCCGAGCTCGAGCAGCTGCGGCTGCGGCAGTTCCTCGGCGCGATGCTGCCCATCGCGCTCGCGTACTTCGCCGTGTACGGCGCGCTCGCCCTGCTGCTGCACAGCGCGGCGCTCGCGGGTGGGGCGGTGGCGGTGCTCCCGTACGTCGTGGCGCTGCTGCTCGCGCGCCGCGCCGCCCGGCGGGGCGAGGTGCGCCGCGCGGCGCTGCTCACCGGCTACGCGCTGCTGCTGATGGTGGCGCTGGGCGCCGTCTTCCTGCACTTCCTGCTCGGCGCGCTGCTGCTCATCCCGCTCGCCGCGGTGGCCATGCTGCTGCCGCAGCTCGAGGGCCGGGCGCTGAGCCGCTTCCTCGTGGCGTCCTTCCTCGTGGAGCTGTGGGTGGTGCTCTGGGACGGGGTGGCCCCACCGCTGCTGCCGCAGCCGCCGCTGTGGCTGCAGCGCGGCGTGCTCGTCAGCGCGGTGGCCGCGAGCGTGGCGCTCACGCTGCGGCTGCTGTGGGTGGATGCGCGGCGGCTGCGCCAGAGCCTCTCGGGCGCCGAGGCCGCCGTGCGGCTGCGCGACGAGTTCCTCTCCGTGGCCAGCCACGAGCTGAAGACCCCGCTCACCC
Protein-coding sequences here:
- a CDS encoding retropepsin-like aspartic protease, with translation MRATFLAFRLSLLLLLGCGSGLSPALLARVRAGAARVERAAPLTSVRLVGEVTQPIVLVRLDGKGPFRFLVDAGGNVVSVNRSVAQAAGLRVLYSGKGREVVQVQALELGSVRLVDVAAVVEPELDVDGVLGFNVFTEGLLTLDYPGRTLTWAAQGALPPADGRGIVDYALRERMPYVPFRAGARTLWFNLDTGARGDFYVPAAMESELPLRAPAKEGPRLWNQAFGTTDTRVGELTVPLELGAFREEHPHVVFSPELQTELLVGSGFLQRFALTFDLAHHRLRLTP
- a CDS encoding sensor histidine kinase, with protein sequence MTPPSDGASPSDAELEQLRLRQFLGAMLPIALAYFAVYGALALLLHSAALAGGAVAVLPYVVALLLARRAARRGEVRRAALLTGYALLLMVALGAVFLHFLLGALLLIPLAAVAMLLPQLEGRALSRFLVASFLVELWVVLWDGVAPPLLPQPPLWLQRGVLVSAVAASVALTLRLLWVDARRLRQSLSGAEAAVRLRDEFLSVASHELKTPLTPLRMRLHGFGRDLARGAPPERLRTHVEVMERQVRRLGDLVNTLLDVTRLGSGRLELAPEPVELGALVREVALRFELEAEQAGVQLEVAPAAPVVGAWDRLRLEQVLGNLVSNALKYGAGKPVHLSVDAQDGWARVAVQDAGIGIAPEAQARIFGKFERAVSERHYGGLGLGLYVSQQLAQALGGSIGVQSEPGRGARFTVRLPLQG